In Aegilops tauschii subsp. strangulata cultivar AL8/78 chromosome 3, Aet v6.0, whole genome shotgun sequence, one genomic interval encodes:
- the LOC141042940 gene encoding uncharacterized protein: MAEEPSAKRPRGETSDQSTEVDDVQVPGQKHDYKVHLKEVDIHGKEKLDAVCTSNPEEADKMISRILKRVCGLYPQCIGVDVEPKSLRPFLKEDRFYTFVGFSIEGDKEMLRSSGLEINPDKYIDIQHKWTVPFKGRKRYHSLADVAGSVIHPFYKQMKDKIDRVEDHKLWGISPLPNYLIEYAAIDAYATYESWKRIENIREGLESAKEAEKNYDDPYYGY, from the exons ATGGCGGAGGAACCATCTGCCAAGCGTCCCCGTGGTGAGACGTCCGACCAGAGCACCGAGGTCGACGACGTTCAGGTCCCTGGTCAGAAGCATGACTACAAAGTGCACCTCAAGGAGGTTGACATCCACGGCAAGGAAAAGCTGGATGCCGTATGCACCAGCAATCCTGAGGAAGCCGACAAGATGATCAGCAGGATCCTGAAGAGGGTCTGCGGCTTGTACCCTCAGTGCATCGGCGTTGATGTCGA GCCCAAGAGCCTGCGCCCGTTCCTGAAGGAGGACAGGTTCTACACCTTTGTCGGCTTTAGTATTGAAGGTGACAAAGAGATGCTGCGAAGTTCTGGTTTGGAGATCAACCCCGACAAGTATATCGACATCCAGCACAAATGGACAGTTCCTTTCAAGGGAAGAAAGAGGTACCACTCTTTGGCTGATGTTGCAGGGAGCGTGATCCACCCATTCTACAAACAGATGAAGGATAAGATTGATAGGGTTGAAGACCATAAACTGTGGGGGATCAGCCCACTGCCAAATTACCTCATTGAGTATGCAGCGATAGATGCGTACGCCACCTACGAGTCGTGGAAGAGAATTGAAAACATCAGAGAAGGTCTGGAGAGTGCAAAAGAGGCAGAGAAGAATTATGACGATCCCTACTACGGATACTAG